A genomic segment from Tessaracoccus defluvii encodes:
- a CDS encoding aspartate ammonia-lyase: MVRIERDSLGELELPDDVYWGINTARAMENFRISRREISVYPDLLVAYAQVKQAAARANRDIGVLDEERAALIDRAAQDIIDGRLHDQFVVGVIQGGAGTSTNMNVNEVIANRALELAGRPFGDYGYLSPLDHVNRSQSTNDTYPSAVKLALVYALTRLGQELGLLRNSFAGKGREFRDVLKVGRTQLQDAVPMTLGQEFWGFSTTLGEDINLVDLTVPALYELNLGATAIGTGITASPDYAPAVLEHLRRITGIDGLRNAADLIEATSDTGVFMTVSATLRRTAMKLSKICNDLRLLSSGPQVGFGEINLPAKQAGSSIMPGKVNPVIPEAVNQVAFIVAGSDVTIAMASEAGQLQLNAFEPVMAHVLMQNSAWLRRSVRTLRINCIDDITANIDRLQTQVDTSVGVVTALTPVIGYERAATLAKRALADGDSIRELVLDQELMSPEDLDAALDPAGLSGGLLDTGPMPALTPGVIARLEAALDAADRTNDA, translated from the coding sequence ATGGTGCGAATCGAGCGTGACTCCCTCGGGGAGCTTGAGCTGCCGGACGACGTGTACTGGGGGATCAACACGGCCCGTGCGATGGAGAACTTCCGGATCAGCCGCCGGGAGATCAGCGTCTATCCCGACCTGCTCGTGGCGTACGCGCAGGTGAAGCAGGCCGCCGCCCGCGCGAACCGCGACATCGGGGTGCTCGACGAGGAGCGGGCCGCGCTCATCGACCGGGCAGCGCAGGACATCATCGACGGCCGGCTCCACGACCAGTTCGTCGTCGGCGTCATCCAGGGTGGGGCAGGCACCTCCACGAACATGAACGTCAACGAGGTGATCGCCAACCGCGCCCTCGAACTGGCGGGCCGTCCCTTCGGCGACTACGGCTACCTGTCACCCCTCGACCACGTGAACCGGTCGCAGTCCACCAACGACACCTATCCGAGCGCCGTCAAGCTGGCGCTGGTCTACGCGCTGACCCGGCTCGGGCAGGAGCTGGGGCTGCTCCGCAACTCCTTCGCCGGGAAGGGGCGCGAGTTCCGCGACGTCCTCAAGGTCGGCCGCACGCAGCTGCAGGACGCCGTCCCCATGACCCTCGGCCAGGAGTTCTGGGGATTCTCCACGACGCTCGGCGAGGACATCAACCTCGTCGACCTGACCGTCCCCGCCCTGTATGAGCTCAACCTGGGGGCCACCGCCATCGGCACCGGGATCACGGCATCGCCGGACTACGCGCCCGCCGTCCTCGAGCACCTGCGGCGCATCACCGGCATCGACGGCCTGCGCAACGCGGCGGACCTCATCGAGGCCACCAGCGACACCGGCGTGTTCATGACGGTCTCCGCCACGCTGAGGCGCACCGCCATGAAGCTGTCGAAGATCTGCAATGACCTGCGCCTCCTGAGCTCCGGCCCCCAGGTCGGCTTCGGTGAGATCAACCTGCCCGCGAAGCAGGCAGGCAGCTCGATCATGCCGGGAAAGGTCAACCCCGTGATTCCGGAGGCGGTCAATCAGGTCGCTTTCATCGTCGCCGGATCGGACGTCACGATCGCCATGGCCTCCGAGGCCGGTCAGCTGCAGCTGAACGCCTTCGAGCCGGTGATGGCCCACGTGCTGATGCAGAACTCGGCGTGGCTGCGCCGATCCGTGCGGACCCTGCGCATCAACTGCATCGACGACATCACCGCCAACATCGACCGGCTGCAGACGCAGGTCGACACGTCGGTCGGGGTGGTGACGGCGTTGACGCCGGTCATCGGGTACGAACGGGCGGCCACCCTGGCGAAGCGGGCGCTCGCCGACGGCGACTCGATCCGGGAACTGGTGCTGGACCAGGAGTTGATGAGCCCGGAGGACCTGGACGCGGCGCTCGACCCGGCTGGCCTGTCCGGCGGTCTCCTCGACACCGGCCCGATGCCGGCGCTGACGCCCGGTGTCATCGCCCGGCTCGAGGCGGCACTGGATGCGGCCGACAGGACGAACGACGCCTGA
- a CDS encoding M28 family peptidase, producing the protein MRHLLPVLALSIALTACTAVPTIDPSPTAIPSPTVTPSPTVTPSPTVDPADLVTSTFVHLEDLQKVADDAGGSRATGTEGYAGSLAYAERVLTAAGFTVTRQEAEAPGRRPPADEPGAIVPVVNLIAEGPAAPSGRVVMLGAHLDSVGAGPGINDNASGVALTLALAEQLAAEDGAAGLRVALWDAEELGLLGSGAYLRGLAPDEVGRISAYINLDMVASPNGLVGIYGDGPARRALEQPLRDRGRDYEGVSIDGASDHAWFDGQGISVAGLYTGAGESLSAAESEVFGGTADAARDVCYHRACDTVASVDTPEVRSRLLVIADASLQGLRTLLGEVQG; encoded by the coding sequence ATGCGGCACCTGCTCCCCGTCCTCGCGTTGTCCATCGCGCTGACGGCGTGCACCGCCGTGCCGACCATCGACCCGTCGCCGACCGCTATCCCGTCGCCGACCGTCACCCCGTCGCCGACCGTCACCCCGTCGCCGACCGTCGACCCGGCCGATCTGGTCACGTCCACCTTCGTCCACCTCGAGGACCTGCAGAAGGTGGCCGACGATGCCGGCGGCAGCAGGGCGACCGGCACCGAGGGCTACGCAGGGTCGCTCGCCTACGCCGAGCGGGTCCTCACCGCGGCCGGATTCACCGTCACGAGGCAGGAAGCCGAGGCGCCCGGTCGGCGGCCCCCGGCCGACGAGCCCGGCGCGATCGTCCCGGTGGTCAACCTCATCGCGGAAGGGCCGGCAGCGCCGTCCGGACGGGTCGTCATGCTCGGCGCGCACCTCGACTCGGTGGGGGCGGGGCCGGGCATCAACGACAACGCGTCCGGCGTCGCGCTCACACTGGCCCTCGCCGAGCAACTGGCGGCCGAGGACGGGGCGGCAGGGCTGCGGGTGGCGCTCTGGGACGCCGAGGAACTCGGGCTCCTGGGGTCAGGCGCCTATCTGCGTGGGCTCGCGCCCGACGAGGTCGGCCGGATCTCCGCCTACATCAACCTCGACATGGTCGCGTCCCCGAACGGTCTCGTCGGCATCTACGGCGACGGCCCGGCCCGGCGGGCCCTCGAGCAGCCGCTGCGCGACCGCGGCCGCGACTACGAGGGCGTCTCGATCGACGGCGCGTCCGATCACGCCTGGTTCGACGGGCAGGGGATCAGCGTCGCCGGCCTGTACACGGGGGCGGGGGAGTCCCTCAGCGCGGCCGAGTCGGAGGTGTTCGGCGGGACGGCGGACGCGGCGCGCGACGTGTGCTACCACCGCGCCTGCGACACCGTCGCGTCCGTGGACACACCCGAGGTGCGCTCCCGGCTCCTGGTGATCGCCGACGCGTCGCTGCAGGGCCTGCGCACCCTGCTGGGCGAGGTGCAGGGCTGA
- a CDS encoding HPr family phosphocarrier protein yields the protein MPSRTTVVGSTVGLHARPAVLIAAAAAEYDDEIVLSVDGLTVDAASSLLIMTLGAELGAQVTVTSENGEAVERIAGMIAANLDAPSA from the coding sequence GTGCCCAGTCGGACCACGGTCGTCGGATCCACGGTGGGACTCCACGCACGCCCCGCCGTCCTTATCGCGGCGGCGGCCGCCGAGTATGACGACGAGATCGTCCTGTCGGTCGACGGCCTCACCGTCGACGCCGCAAGCTCGCTGCTCATCATGACCCTCGGCGCCGAACTCGGAGCCCAAGTGACGGTCACCTCTGAGAACGGCGAGGCGGTCGAACGGATCGCCGGCATGATCGCCGCGAACCTGGACGCCCCCTCGGCCTGA
- a CDS encoding glycoside hydrolase family 13 protein, translating to MTAEWWRDAVIYQIYPRSFADSTGDGYGDLPGSITKLDYLAKLGVDAVWFSPFYRSPMADAGYDVADYMDIDPMFGSLEDAQRLIAEAHARGLRVVVDLVPNHTSDEHAWFQAAIAAPPGSPEREYYLFRDGAGENGELPPNNWKSVFGGRGWTRLTAPDGTPEQWYLHLFDVKQPDLDWSSEKVRSGFDDVLRFWLDRGVDGFRIDVAHSLVKAEGLPDWDEEQSMLDGQSGPMWDQDGVHEVYRRWRRILDSYDGDRSLVAEAWVPDPTRLAMYLRPDEMHTAFNFEFLDCRWDAAEYRATISATRAADRAVGAPTTWVLSNHDVVRHASRFGLADPGASHEGIGVRDEQPDNVIGLRRARAASLMMLGLPGSAYLYQGEELGLPEHTTLPDDLRQDPTWVRSGFTRVGRDGCRIPMPWTADEPGLGFSPTGATWLPQPEAYRGLAADRQVDVPGSTWSLYRGALAARKRLDLGRGEIAWVDAPDHIVAFDNGAVRVMTNVLGAPVPLPSGYAVLLSSVDIDGDELPTDATVWLTAI from the coding sequence ATGACCGCTGAGTGGTGGCGCGACGCCGTCATTTACCAGATCTACCCGCGCTCCTTCGCCGACTCCACCGGCGACGGCTACGGCGACCTCCCCGGCTCCATCACGAAGCTGGACTACCTGGCGAAGCTGGGCGTCGACGCCGTCTGGTTCTCCCCCTTCTACCGCTCCCCCATGGCCGACGCCGGCTACGACGTCGCCGACTACATGGACATCGATCCGATGTTCGGCTCCCTCGAGGACGCGCAGCGCCTGATCGCGGAGGCGCACGCGCGTGGCCTCCGCGTCGTCGTCGACCTGGTGCCCAACCACACCTCGGACGAGCACGCCTGGTTCCAGGCCGCGATCGCCGCGCCTCCCGGCTCCCCCGAGCGCGAGTACTACCTGTTCCGCGACGGCGCAGGCGAGAACGGCGAGCTGCCCCCGAACAACTGGAAGTCCGTCTTCGGCGGCAGGGGCTGGACGCGGCTCACCGCCCCGGACGGCACCCCGGAGCAGTGGTACCTGCATCTCTTCGACGTGAAGCAGCCCGACCTCGACTGGAGCAGCGAGAAGGTCCGCAGCGGCTTCGACGACGTCCTGCGGTTCTGGCTCGACCGTGGCGTCGACGGGTTCCGCATCGACGTGGCCCACTCGCTGGTCAAGGCCGAGGGGCTCCCCGACTGGGACGAGGAGCAGAGCATGCTCGACGGCCAGAGCGGCCCCATGTGGGACCAGGACGGCGTCCACGAGGTGTACCGCCGCTGGCGGAGGATCCTCGACTCCTACGACGGCGACCGCTCCCTGGTGGCGGAGGCCTGGGTGCCGGATCCCACGCGCCTGGCGATGTACCTGCGCCCGGACGAGATGCACACGGCCTTCAACTTCGAATTCCTCGACTGTCGCTGGGACGCCGCCGAGTACCGCGCCACGATCAGCGCCACCCGCGCCGCGGACCGGGCCGTCGGGGCGCCCACCACCTGGGTGCTGAGCAACCACGACGTCGTCCGCCACGCCAGCCGGTTCGGCCTCGCCGACCCGGGCGCGAGCCACGAGGGCATCGGCGTCCGCGACGAACAGCCGGACAACGTCATCGGCCTGCGCCGCGCACGGGCCGCCAGCCTCATGATGCTGGGCCTGCCAGGCTCCGCCTACCTGTACCAGGGCGAGGAACTCGGCCTGCCCGAGCACACGACGCTGCCGGACGACCTGCGGCAGGACCCCACCTGGGTCCGTTCCGGGTTCACCCGCGTCGGCCGCGACGGCTGCCGGATCCCCATGCCGTGGACCGCGGACGAGCCCGGGCTCGGGTTCTCCCCCACGGGCGCGACCTGGCTGCCGCAGCCGGAGGCGTACCGCGGCCTGGCCGCCGACCGACAGGTCGACGTGCCCGGCTCGACCTGGTCGCTATACCGGGGCGCGTTGGCCGCCAGGAAGCGGCTCGACCTCGGCCGGGGCGAGATCGCCTGGGTCGATGCCCCCGATCACATCGTCGCCTTCGACAACGGCGCCGTCCGGGTCATGACCAACGTCCTCGGGGCCCCGGTGCCGCTTCCCAGCGGCTACGCGGTGCTGCTGTCCAGCGTCGACATCGACGGCGACGAGCTCCCCACCGATGCGACGGTGTGGCTGACGGCGATCTGA
- a CDS encoding LacI family DNA-binding transcriptional regulator, with protein sequence MLTPRVKLADVAKVVGVSTATVSRVVNGKPGVAEATRTAVLAGLETLGYRIDDPQGTHEGLIAVMVPELGNPTFGSFANELVIQLAAADRRMVLCTSGPGGTSEDQYLDLLAGVAVDGLISVSGTAADTLGTNDHYQRLLAGGMPTVFINAYDATIPGAFFNTSDAEAISQSVGHLRRYGHTRIGLALGQQRYLPAQRKAEAFLALGLPAESIVSTIFSIEGGQAAASRLLDAGHTAIVCGSDVMALGAIREVRSRGLEVPDDISIVGYDDSALMPFTSPALTTVRQPIAALCQAAVEALLSAMAGAPADPAEILFHPDLIIRRSTGPVHDR encoded by the coding sequence GTGCTCACCCCACGCGTCAAGCTGGCCGACGTCGCCAAGGTCGTCGGGGTCTCGACAGCGACCGTCTCGCGCGTCGTCAACGGCAAGCCCGGCGTGGCGGAGGCGACCCGCACCGCGGTGCTGGCGGGGCTGGAGACGCTCGGGTACCGCATCGACGACCCCCAGGGCACCCACGAGGGCCTGATCGCCGTCATGGTCCCCGAACTCGGCAACCCCACCTTCGGCTCGTTCGCGAACGAACTGGTGATCCAACTCGCCGCCGCCGACCGGAGGATGGTGCTGTGCACCTCCGGCCCCGGCGGCACGAGCGAGGACCAGTACCTGGACCTTCTCGCCGGCGTGGCCGTCGACGGCCTGATCTCCGTCTCCGGCACCGCCGCGGACACGCTCGGCACCAACGACCATTATCAGAGGCTCCTGGCGGGCGGGATGCCGACCGTCTTCATCAACGCCTACGACGCCACGATCCCCGGCGCGTTCTTCAACACCTCCGACGCGGAGGCCATCTCCCAGTCCGTCGGCCATCTGCGCCGCTACGGCCACACCCGGATCGGTCTGGCGCTGGGACAGCAGCGCTACCTGCCCGCGCAGCGCAAGGCCGAGGCGTTCCTCGCCCTCGGCCTCCCGGCCGAGTCCATCGTGTCGACCATCTTCAGCATCGAGGGCGGCCAGGCCGCGGCGTCGCGTCTGCTCGACGCCGGACACACCGCCATCGTGTGCGGCTCGGATGTGATGGCGCTCGGCGCGATCCGGGAGGTCCGTTCGCGTGGCCTCGAGGTCCCCGACGACATCTCGATCGTCGGCTACGACGACTCCGCCCTCATGCCCTTCACCAGCCCCGCCCTCACCACCGTCCGGCAGCCGATCGCGGCCCTGTGCCAGGCGGCCGTCGAGGCGCTTCTGTCCGCCATGGCCGGCGCGCCGGCGGATCCCGCCGAGATACTCTTCCACCCCGACCTCATCATCCGTCGATCGACAGGACCCGTCCATGACCGCTGA
- a CDS encoding sugar ABC transporter substrate-binding protein, which produces MRKSLIAVAAAGITLSLAACAGAGTTPSSTPTPSPTAATPTATGSAPQASGSLTVWVDETRIDAFKTLGEAFLASTGVALDVVQKPSQDIKTDFIAQVPTGQGPDLIVGAHDWVGDLQANGVIAPVELGDRVDALNPNAVQGFSFDGQLFGVPYAMENIALVRNNGMVSDTPATFDELVAQGKAAEGAEFPIVIQQGPQGDAYHLYPLQTSFGAPVFKSDENGYTSELGMAGPEGIAFANYLKKLADEKVLSSSIGGDQARQAFLDQKTPYIVTGPWNITAFQEAGIDVSVLPVPSAGGQPSAPFLGVQGVYLSSKSENALLANQFLEYMTTAEAQDKLYELGGREPALTESAAAIDDEILKGFAEAGKDGQPMPAIPEMGAVWTFWGAAQLSIIDGTAAPDAAWTEMIANIESKF; this is translated from the coding sequence ATGCGCAAGAGCCTCATCGCCGTTGCCGCGGCCGGCATCACGCTCAGCCTCGCCGCGTGCGCAGGTGCCGGCACCACCCCTTCCTCGACCCCGACCCCGTCGCCCACCGCGGCTACGCCGACGGCCACCGGATCGGCCCCGCAGGCGTCCGGCTCGCTGACGGTCTGGGTGGACGAGACCCGCATCGACGCCTTCAAGACGCTGGGTGAGGCCTTCCTCGCCTCCACGGGGGTTGCCCTGGACGTGGTGCAGAAGCCGTCGCAGGACATCAAGACCGACTTCATCGCCCAGGTCCCCACCGGACAGGGCCCCGACCTCATCGTCGGAGCCCACGACTGGGTGGGTGACCTGCAGGCCAACGGCGTCATCGCCCCCGTCGAGCTCGGAGACAGGGTCGACGCGCTCAACCCCAACGCCGTCCAGGGCTTCTCGTTCGACGGTCAGCTGTTCGGGGTGCCGTACGCGATGGAGAACATCGCCCTGGTGCGCAACAACGGCATGGTCTCCGACACGCCCGCGACGTTCGACGAACTCGTCGCCCAGGGCAAGGCCGCCGAGGGAGCGGAGTTCCCCATCGTCATCCAGCAGGGCCCGCAGGGTGACGCCTACCATCTGTACCCGCTGCAGACCTCCTTCGGGGCCCCCGTGTTCAAGTCCGATGAGAACGGCTACACGAGCGAGCTCGGCATGGCGGGGCCCGAGGGCATCGCGTTCGCCAACTACCTGAAGAAGCTCGCCGACGAGAAGGTCCTGTCGTCCTCCATCGGCGGCGACCAGGCCCGCCAGGCGTTCCTCGACCAGAAGACCCCCTACATCGTCACAGGTCCCTGGAACATCACAGCCTTCCAGGAGGCGGGCATCGACGTCTCCGTACTGCCCGTCCCCTCGGCAGGCGGCCAGCCGTCCGCCCCGTTCCTCGGCGTGCAGGGCGTCTACCTGTCCTCGAAGTCCGAGAACGCGCTGCTGGCCAACCAGTTCCTCGAGTACATGACCACCGCGGAGGCCCAGGACAAGCTCTACGAGCTCGGCGGTCGCGAGCCCGCGCTCACCGAGTCGGCAGCCGCGATCGATGACGAGATCCTGAAGGGCTTCGCTGAGGCGGGCAAGGACGGCCAGCCGATGCCGGCCATCCCGGAGATGGGTGCGGTGTGGACGTTCTGGGGCGCCGCCCAGCTGAGCATCATCGACGGCACCGCCGCACCGGACGCCGCCTGGACCGAGATGATCGCCAACATCGAGTCGAAGTTCTGA
- a CDS encoding ABC transporter permease subunit — translation MTTTPTRQAPRLSHARDLSRPGFYVKLVLMMLVNAFGLYGILAAYGQEEWAMLAFLVATLIVVDYVYFSRRSIPAKYLVPGLIFLIVFQIYVMLNTAYVAFTNYGDGHNDAKGPAITQIMKTADRKVEGTPTYPVTVLDRDGSIAFAIVDGDEARVGDAETPLETVPDATIDAGKVTAVPGAEVLNLAQIQERQREVLDLRVSMTDDPADGWLRTDSGTMAFVAKSLLTYDEASDTFTDQDGKVFTADESRGLFVAEDGATLTPGWRVLVGFDNFAQMFTDSRLSTPFFKSLVWTFVFSILSVLTTFALGLFLAIIYNDPRVKGRTFYRAMFILPYAFPGFLAALVWRGLLNREFGYINEVLLGGLDINWLGDPTLARLSIIGVNLWLGFPYMFLVATGALQSIPGELTEAGIMDGAGPLRRFASITLPLLLVSVAPLLIASFAFNFNNFALIYMLTGGGPNYPGAPYPIGETDLLISMVYAIAFESGNKQYGLASAMSIAIFAVVGVISWLGFRQTRKLEEIM, via the coding sequence TTGACCACCACACCGACCAGACAGGCGCCGCGGCTGTCGCACGCGCGTGACCTGAGCCGGCCGGGCTTCTACGTGAAGCTCGTGCTGATGATGCTCGTCAACGCCTTCGGGCTCTACGGCATCCTCGCCGCCTACGGCCAGGAGGAATGGGCGATGCTCGCCTTCCTGGTCGCCACCCTGATCGTCGTCGACTACGTCTACTTCTCCCGGCGCTCGATCCCCGCCAAATACCTGGTCCCCGGCCTGATCTTCCTGATCGTGTTCCAGATCTACGTGATGCTGAACACGGCTTACGTCGCGTTCACCAACTACGGCGACGGTCACAACGATGCCAAGGGGCCCGCGATCACGCAGATCATGAAGACCGCCGACAGGAAGGTCGAGGGGACCCCCACCTATCCCGTCACCGTCCTCGACCGCGACGGCAGCATCGCCTTCGCCATCGTCGACGGCGACGAGGCGAGGGTCGGCGACGCGGAGACCCCGCTCGAGACCGTTCCCGACGCGACGATCGACGCAGGCAAGGTCACCGCGGTGCCCGGCGCCGAGGTTCTCAACCTCGCCCAGATCCAGGAGCGGCAGCGCGAGGTCCTCGACCTGCGCGTCTCGATGACCGACGACCCCGCCGACGGCTGGCTCCGCACCGACAGCGGCACGATGGCCTTCGTGGCGAAGTCGCTGCTCACCTACGACGAGGCGTCCGACACGTTCACCGATCAGGACGGCAAGGTCTTCACGGCGGATGAGAGCCGCGGGCTCTTCGTCGCGGAGGACGGCGCCACGTTGACCCCCGGCTGGCGGGTCCTGGTCGGCTTCGACAACTTCGCGCAGATGTTCACGGACTCCCGGCTGAGCACGCCGTTCTTCAAGTCGCTCGTCTGGACGTTCGTCTTCTCGATCCTGTCGGTGCTGACGACCTTCGCGCTCGGCCTGTTCCTGGCCATCATCTACAACGATCCCCGGGTCAAGGGCCGCACGTTCTACCGGGCGATGTTCATCCTCCCGTACGCCTTCCCCGGCTTCCTCGCGGCGCTGGTGTGGCGCGGCCTGCTGAACCGCGAGTTCGGCTACATCAACGAGGTGCTGCTGGGTGGCCTGGACATCAACTGGCTGGGTGACCCGACGCTGGCGCGGTTGTCGATCATCGGCGTGAACCTGTGGCTCGGCTTCCCGTACATGTTCCTGGTGGCCACCGGCGCGCTCCAGTCCATCCCGGGCGAGCTCACCGAGGCGGGCATCATGGACGGCGCCGGCCCCCTGCGCCGCTTCGCGTCCATCACGCTGCCGCTGCTGCTCGTGTCGGTGGCCCCGTTGCTCATCGCGAGCTTCGCCTTCAACTTCAACAACTTCGCGCTGATCTACATGCTGACAGGCGGCGGCCCCAACTATCCGGGGGCGCCCTACCCGATCGGCGAGACCGACCTGCTCATCTCGATGGTCTACGCCATCGCGTTCGAGAGCGGGAACAAGCAGTACGGCCTGGCGAGCGCCATGTCCATCGCCATCTTCGCGGTGGTCGGCGTCATCTCCTGGCTCGGCTTCCGGCAGACCCGCAAGCTTGAGGAGATCATGTGA
- a CDS encoding sugar ABC transporter permease gives MAVKKLTNGDNDTRLRGLRWWGQVGWKHVFAIVMIVYCVFPLLYVLSASVNPNGTLTGSTNLFSAFTGEHYTDLMKGDFPQWMRNSFFVSSVTAVGTVVMGAAAAYAFSRFRFTGRRGGLTALLIIQMFPQMLAFVAIFLLVLSLGKVFPFLDIGSHITLIMVYLGGALGSNTFLMYGFFNTIPIELDEAAKIDGATHAQIFWGIVMRLVTPILAVVGLLSFVGSYGEFILARIVLARPENYTLAVGLYVWGNDERNAPWSLFAAGAVVAAVPIIILFMYLQKYIVAGLTAGGVKG, from the coding sequence ATGGCCGTCAAGAAGCTCACCAACGGCGACAACGACACCCGGCTCCGTGGGCTGCGCTGGTGGGGTCAGGTGGGCTGGAAGCATGTGTTCGCGATCGTCATGATCGTCTACTGCGTGTTCCCGCTCCTGTACGTCCTGTCCGCCTCGGTCAACCCGAACGGCACCCTCACCGGCTCCACCAACCTGTTCAGCGCCTTCACGGGCGAGCACTACACGGACCTCATGAAGGGCGACTTCCCGCAGTGGATGCGCAACTCCTTCTTCGTGTCCAGCGTCACCGCGGTCGGCACCGTCGTCATGGGGGCCGCGGCCGCCTACGCTTTCAGCCGGTTCCGCTTCACGGGTCGCCGGGGTGGCCTGACGGCGCTGCTGATCATCCAGATGTTCCCGCAGATGCTGGCCTTCGTCGCGATCTTCCTGCTGGTGCTGAGCCTCGGGAAGGTGTTCCCGTTCCTCGACATCGGCTCGCACATCACGCTGATCATGGTCTACCTGGGCGGGGCGCTCGGCTCCAACACGTTCCTCATGTACGGCTTCTTCAACACGATCCCCATCGAGTTGGACGAGGCCGCCAAGATCGACGGCGCCACGCACGCCCAGATCTTCTGGGGCATCGTGATGCGGCTGGTCACCCCCATCCTCGCGGTGGTGGGCCTGCTGAGCTTCGTCGGCTCGTACGGCGAGTTCATCCTCGCCCGCATCGTGCTGGCCCGCCCGGAGAACTACACCCTGGCCGTCGGCCTGTACGTGTGGGGCAACGACGAGCGCAACGCGCCGTGGTCGCTGTTCGCGGCGGGTGCCGTGGTCGCCGCCGTCCCGATCATCATCCTGTTCATGTACCTGCAGAAGTACATCGTGGCCGGGCTGACGGCCGGCGGCGTCAAGGGCTGA
- a CDS encoding helix-turn-helix transcriptional regulator codes for MSSTQHGLGPTRAKVLALLQSAPVPLQVTEVADELGLHKNSARFHLDALVDSSYARRQTVAAGQPGRPPLAFSATSEAPTMTNLHLLEVTQVLLAQFVAPAENALTRAEQAGRTWGAGIATQDASPADAFGDLVDHLAERGFGTSHDVTTSTLTFARCPFRASIDPEQLPFICAMHQGFLDGYLEASRSGLTAGRIDIGPRTCRAEVTMSA; via the coding sequence ATGTCAAGCACGCAGCACGGCCTCGGGCCGACGAGGGCGAAGGTCCTCGCCCTCTTGCAGTCCGCTCCTGTTCCCCTTCAGGTCACGGAGGTTGCTGACGAACTCGGACTGCACAAGAACTCCGCCCGTTTCCATCTCGACGCGCTCGTCGACTCCAGCTACGCACGTCGGCAGACGGTGGCCGCCGGGCAACCAGGCCGGCCTCCGCTCGCGTTCAGCGCGACGAGCGAGGCCCCGACGATGACCAACCTGCACCTGCTGGAGGTCACCCAGGTCCTGCTCGCGCAGTTCGTCGCCCCGGCCGAGAACGCCCTGACCCGGGCCGAGCAGGCCGGCCGGACGTGGGGTGCCGGCATCGCGACCCAGGACGCGTCCCCGGCCGACGCGTTCGGCGATCTGGTCGACCACCTCGCAGAACGCGGCTTCGGCACCTCGCATGACGTCACGACCTCGACGCTCACCTTCGCCCGCTGCCCCTTCCGGGCCAGCATCGATCCGGAGCAGTTGCCGTTCATCTGCGCCATGCACCAGGGCTTCCTCGACGGCTACCTCGAGGCCAGCCGCTCTGGGCTGACCGCCGGCCGCATCGACATCGGCCCGCGGACGTGCCGGGCCGAAGTGACCATGTCGGCCTGA
- the moaA gene encoding GTP 3',8-cyclase MoaA gives MGVRSELTDAFGRTARDLRVSLTDRCNLRCSYCMPPEGLPWLPTEEVLTDAEVGQVLRVAVEMLGVRRIRFTGGEPLLRPGLVGIVAHAATLRGEAGRPELALTTNGLGLDKKIGALADAGLDRLNVSLDSLDAGRYAQLTLRDRLPDVLTGLAAVDRRGIGPVKINAVIRRGVNEEDIVPLAEFCLARGYQLRFIEQMPLGPAHEWARSAMVTADEILGALQQRFTLSAAEEPRGAAPAQLWRVEPEGSIPGGVVGVIASVTRPFCGDCDRTRITADGQVRSCLFSRRETDLRAVLRGGGSDDDLAEAWVGAHRVKPRAHGIDEDGFLPPIRTMSAIGG, from the coding sequence GTGGGTGTGCGATCCGAGTTGACCGACGCGTTCGGACGGACCGCGCGCGACCTGCGGGTCTCGCTGACCGACCGCTGCAACCTGCGCTGCAGCTACTGCATGCCCCCGGAGGGATTGCCCTGGCTGCCGACCGAGGAGGTCCTCACCGACGCAGAGGTCGGCCAGGTGCTGCGCGTCGCTGTGGAGATGCTCGGCGTACGGCGGATCCGGTTCACCGGGGGAGAGCCGCTGCTCCGGCCGGGGCTGGTCGGCATCGTCGCGCACGCCGCCACCCTGCGGGGCGAGGCGGGCAGGCCGGAACTCGCGCTGACCACCAACGGGCTCGGCCTCGACAAGAAGATCGGGGCGCTCGCCGACGCGGGCCTCGACCGCCTCAACGTCTCCCTCGACTCCCTGGATGCGGGCCGCTACGCGCAGCTGACGCTCCGTGACCGCCTTCCCGACGTGCTGACGGGGCTGGCGGCCGTCGACCGGCGGGGGATCGGGCCGGTCAAGATCAACGCGGTGATCCGTCGGGGCGTCAACGAGGAGGACATCGTTCCGCTGGCCGAGTTCTGCCTCGCCCGCGGCTACCAGCTGCGGTTCATCGAGCAGATGCCGCTCGGCCCGGCCCACGAGTGGGCCCGCAGCGCCATGGTGACCGCAGACGAGATCCTCGGAGCGCTCCAGCAACGGTTCACGCTGTCTGCCGCGGAGGAGCCGCGCGGCGCCGCGCCCGCGCAGCTGTGGCGGGTCGAGCCGGAGGGATCGATCCCGGGTGGGGTGGTCGGCGTCATCGCCTCGGTGACCCGCCCGTTCTGCGGCGACTGCGACCGCACCAGGATCACCGCGGACGGGCAGGTGCGCTCCTGCCTGTTCTCGCGCCGGGAGACGGACCTGCGCGCCGTACTCCGGGGCGGCGGGAGCGACGACGACCTGGCAGAGGCTTGGGTCGGGGCGCACCGGGTCAAGCCGCGGGCACACGGCATCGACGAGGACGGATTCCTGCCGCCGATCCGTACCATGAGCGCCATCGGCGGCTGA